A region of Nostoc sp. 'Peltigera membranacea cyanobiont' N6 DNA encodes the following proteins:
- a CDS encoding phycobilisome rod-core linker polypeptide: MQSHKELVLALLTINKYLPPITFNNLDFLRTSSTQPLVPPTYINPMQTFVNDQTRRSQYQAFRQAEPIELWSTASPDDIEIVIRAAYRQVLGNAYIMESERPIVPESQLKQGIIDVREFVRQVAKSELYRSRFFDNIYRYRAIELNFKHLLGRAPDDYSETIYHSNILDEQGFEADIDSYLDSDEYLDAFGENIVPYYRGYKTQTGKKILEFSNMLQLLRSNSSSDKNLVTNNKPQLVRSLINNTPYGKQKPTDVSAILAEIFKPKPETAAPVNPFIAARTEAEQGLRQKIQEQESQIATLQQQLADLRPFANIGTTKFSSSWQSSSYVTSTGEYTSLQQQADAQAKQIAALQEQVADARRSATIGEARLNKWRSRVFNG; the protein is encoded by the coding sequence ATGCAGTCTCATAAAGAATTGGTATTAGCTTTACTAACCATTAACAAATACTTACCTCCCATTACCTTTAACAATTTAGATTTCTTGCGAACATCCTCAACTCAGCCATTAGTTCCTCCTACCTACATTAACCCCATGCAGACTTTCGTAAACGATCAAACCAGACGAAGCCAATATCAAGCCTTTCGCCAAGCAGAACCCATCGAATTGTGGAGTACTGCTTCACCTGATGACATTGAAATTGTAATTAGGGCAGCTTATCGGCAAGTGTTGGGTAATGCTTACATTATGGAAAGTGAACGGCCGATCGTTCCCGAATCCCAACTCAAGCAAGGTATAATCGATGTCCGTGAGTTTGTGCGTCAGGTTGCCAAATCAGAGTTGTATCGCTCCAGATTTTTTGATAACATTTACCGCTACCGTGCTATTGAACTAAACTTCAAACACTTACTAGGACGCGCTCCCGATGATTATTCTGAGACGATATATCACAGCAATATTCTTGATGAGCAGGGTTTTGAGGCGGATATTGATTCTTATTTAGATAGCGACGAGTATTTAGATGCCTTTGGGGAGAACATAGTGCCATATTACCGGGGCTATAAAACCCAGACGGGCAAAAAGATATTGGAATTTAGCAATATGCTGCAACTGCTGCGGAGCAATTCTAGTAGCGATAAGAACCTAGTAACCAATAATAAACCTCAACTGGTGCGATCGCTAATTAACAACACTCCTTACGGTAAACAGAAACCCACGGATGTGAGTGCAATACTTGCTGAAATATTCAAGCCAAAACCAGAAACTGCTGCTCCAGTTAATCCGTTTATTGCAGCTCGTACAGAAGCTGAACAAGGCTTGCGGCAAAAGATTCAAGAGCAAGAAAGCCAGATTGCAACTTTGCAACAACAACTAGCAGACTTAAGACCCTTTGCCAACATCGGTACAACAAAATTCAGTAGTAGTTGGCAGTCTTCCAGTTACGTAACCAGCACAGGTGAATATACATCTTTACAACAACAAGCTGACGCGCAAGCAAAACAGATTGCAGCTTTGCAAGAGCAAGTTGCTGATGCCCGACGTTCTGCGACAATTGGGGAAGCCCGATTGAATAAGTGGCGCAGTCGCGTTTTTAATGGTTAA
- a CDS encoding CpeR family transcriptional regulator, producing the protein MLIQLESVKYKMLPPLAEKKMRCWIRSRHLICSGNFFIFETLEYTTIERFSECVASLGGTVISVDSVNKIWMGDHRQVILYQAKASLHTPHHTLKQYWIKYGGFYTRFDERA; encoded by the coding sequence ATGTTGATTCAGCTTGAATCTGTTAAATATAAAATGTTACCTCCGCTAGCTGAAAAAAAGATGCGTTGCTGGATTCGCAGCCGCCACTTAATTTGTTCGGGTAACTTTTTTATATTCGAGACATTAGAATACACAACGATTGAAAGATTTTCTGAATGTGTTGCTTCTTTAGGAGGAACAGTAATATCCGTTGATTCTGTTAATAAAATTTGGATGGGCGATCATCGCCAAGTAATTTTATATCAGGCAAAAGCTAGTTTACATACCCCTCATCATACTTTGAAACAATACTGGATAAAATACGGTGGTTTCTACACTAGATTTGATGAGCGAGCTTGA
- a CDS encoding chromophore lyase CpcT/CpeT has translation MTIAPTESSANASDLLTLACWMAGDFSNYKQSFANPQLYAHIHIFFRPLPIEFFSAIGFYSEQVYDHDLWTPYRQGVHRFVDCGDRIYIENYSLKDQMLYAGAARELDILKTITPESIERRYNCSMVFQREGEMFRGSVEGNQCLINRNGCQTYLVSEVELTEHTWISLDKGMDIETHQQIWGSTAGPLQFEKRESFADELLAVKALC, from the coding sequence GTGACGATAGCGCCCACTGAATCTAGCGCCAACGCTAGCGATTTGCTCACCTTAGCCTGTTGGATGGCAGGAGATTTTAGCAACTACAAGCAATCTTTTGCAAATCCGCAACTTTACGCCCACATTCACATTTTTTTCCGTCCTTTACCGATTGAATTTTTTTCTGCCATCGGTTTTTATTCAGAACAAGTCTATGACCACGATTTATGGACACCTTATCGCCAAGGAGTACATAGATTCGTTGATTGTGGCGATCGCATTTATATCGAAAATTACAGCCTGAAAGACCAGATGCTTTATGCAGGTGCTGCTCGTGAATTAGATATCCTCAAAACCATCACCCCAGAGAGCATTGAACGGCGTTATAACTGTTCAATGGTTTTCCAACGAGAGGGTGAAATGTTTCGGGGTAGCGTCGAGGGCAATCAATGTCTGATTAACCGCAATGGATGCCAAACATATCTTGTCAGCGAAGTAGAACTAACCGAGCATACTTGGATAAGTCTAGATAAAGGTATGGATATTGAAACCCACCAACAAATATGGGGATCGACTGCTGGCCCTTTGCAGTTTGAAAAAAGGGAAAGTTTTGCTGATGAATTACTTGCAGTGAAAGCATTATGTTGA
- a CDS encoding phycobiliprotein lyase — MEITEFFELSIGRWRSQRSGHHLAFAHFEQVLSDINIESLSSSDPAVLAICQLYDTDPASITHPFRMTWEGESDWDDKPISGSTVLVPIPDRENPSRGKLLRDKGYAETIPAVGEYHLSDDGIFTLVTAYELAAAEERIWFATPNLRFRVATIKTSDGKGVTTASFSSEIRSLSNSSS; from the coding sequence ATGGAAATTACTGAATTCTTTGAACTTTCAATTGGACGATGGCGATCGCAGCGTAGCGGTCATCATTTAGCATTCGCCCACTTTGAACAAGTACTGTCTGACATTAATATTGAGTCTCTATCCAGCAGCGATCCGGCAGTCCTAGCAATCTGTCAATTGTATGACACTGACCCCGCCAGTATCACTCACCCTTTTCGGATGACTTGGGAGGGCGAGTCAGACTGGGACGATAAACCAATCTCTGGTAGTACCGTGCTGGTGCCAATTCCAGATAGAGAAAATCCTTCTAGAGGGAAACTCCTACGTGACAAAGGATATGCCGAAACAATCCCAGCAGTGGGTGAATATCACTTGAGTGACGATGGTATTTTTACCCTGGTAACAGCTTATGAACTCGCTGCTGCTGAAGAACGAATTTGGTTTGCTACCCCAAATCTGAGGTTTCGGGTAGCGACAATTAAAACCAGTGATGGGAAAGGCGTAACAACAGCTTCCTTTTCTTCAGAGATTCGCTCTTTGTCAAATTCAAGCAGTTAA
- a CDS encoding phycobilisome rod-core linker polypeptide, translating into MSLWAIDSPNVELRPNTSESELQTLIRAVYKQVLGNAHLLESERLASAESQLRDRKISVREFVNIVAKSELYQSLFFSSSSQYRFIELNFKHLLGRPPADRAEISEHVRIYNEQGYDAEIESYIDSEEYQQSFGENIVPYPRSTSSQVGIKNVTFNRTFTLLRGVATSDSDRKAKLIGDLGSNLPTSIKAPAAGSSVNSTSKRFLIKAVKGSANLRTRLGNLEYIVNYNQLSGQVQNIHRTGGKIISITEVA; encoded by the coding sequence ATGTCACTTTGGGCTATTGATTCACCGAATGTTGAACTGCGTCCTAACACCAGCGAAAGCGAACTACAAACACTGATTAGAGCAGTTTACAAACAGGTTTTGGGAAATGCTCACTTGCTAGAAAGCGAGCGCCTAGCCTCTGCGGAATCGCAATTGCGCGATCGCAAAATCAGCGTCCGCGAATTCGTCAACATCGTTGCAAAATCAGAACTCTATCAATCCCTGTTTTTCAGTTCTTCTTCTCAGTATCGGTTTATCGAACTGAACTTTAAACACCTGCTAGGTCGTCCTCCTGCCGATCGAGCAGAAATTTCCGAACACGTCCGTATCTACAACGAACAGGGCTACGATGCTGAAATCGAATCCTATATCGATAGCGAAGAGTATCAGCAGAGTTTTGGCGAGAATATTGTCCCTTATCCTCGCAGCACTAGCTCCCAAGTAGGGATTAAGAATGTTACCTTTAACCGCACCTTTACCTTACTCAGAGGAGTAGCTACCAGCGATAGCGATCGCAAAGCCAAACTGATCGGCGATCTAGGTTCAAACTTACCCACATCGATCAAGGCTCCTGCTGCTGGTTCTAGTGTAAACAGCACCAGCAAGCGCTTCTTGATTAAGGCAGTCAAAGGTTCAGCTAATCTCCGCACTCGTTTGGGCAACCTCGAATATATAGTTAACTACAACCAACTGTCTGGACAAGTGCAAAACATTCACAGAACGGGCGGCAAAATCATCAGCATCACTGAAGTTGCTTAG
- a CDS encoding phycobilisome linker polypeptide, whose translation MAFGPASRLGVALFEDTDPIDLWPSRSNEEVEAVIRAVYKQVLGNAYVMESERLSVPESQLKGREISLREFVRQVGKSELYRSLFFDSTPRYRAIELNFRHFLGRAPLDLEETRTHSTILDTKGFEAEIDSYLDSDEYQENFGENIVPYIRGYKTEAIQSLVQFTHLFQLVRGSSSSSLKGDLAGKQPKLNSLVIQSTPTAVISPASKGAAFRNPVSTPRTRQGVGASEDGKVYRVEVTGYKANVVNNISKFRRSNQVFFVPYNQLSQEYQRIHKQGGVIASITPVN comes from the coding sequence ATGGCTTTTGGACCAGCATCACGATTAGGGGTCGCTCTGTTTGAAGATACCGATCCTATCGATCTGTGGCCAAGTCGCTCTAATGAGGAAGTTGAAGCCGTAATTCGAGCAGTTTATAAGCAAGTTCTAGGCAATGCTTATGTAATGGAGAGTGAGCGGCTTTCCGTTCCTGAATCCCAACTCAAAGGGCGTGAAATTAGCCTTCGTGAGTTTGTGCGTCAAGTTGGGAAGTCGGAACTTTACCGTTCGCTGTTTTTTGATAGCACCCCCCGCTATCGGGCAATTGAATTAAATTTCAGACATTTTCTTGGTCGTGCGCCATTGGATCTAGAAGAAACGCGTACACACAGCACGATTCTGGATACAAAAGGCTTTGAAGCTGAGATTGATTCATATCTAGACAGCGACGAATACCAAGAGAACTTTGGGGAAAACATTGTGCCTTATATCAGGGGCTACAAAACCGAAGCTATCCAGAGTTTGGTTCAATTTACCCACTTATTCCAACTAGTACGTGGTTCCTCTAGCAGCAGCCTGAAAGGTGATTTAGCTGGTAAACAACCAAAATTGAACAGTCTGGTAATTCAAAGCACGCCTACCGCCGTGATTTCACCAGCCAGCAAAGGCGCTGCATTCCGTAACCCAGTATCTACGCCTCGCACTCGTCAAGGTGTGGGAGCTAGTGAGGATGGTAAGGTATACCGAGTTGAAGTCACTGGTTATAAGGCAAATGTGGTAAATAACATTTCCAAGTTTCGCCGCAGCAACCAGGTCTTTTTCGTGCCATACAATCAACTTTCACAAGAGTATCAACGGATTCACAAGCAAGGCGGTGTGATTGCCAGTATTACTCCTGTCAACTAA
- a CDS encoding phycobilisome protein, translated as MTQLSETVKELIVKARIISFAKWEQSHSKTAIAIFQAADDAFRYLSDEDLSQITTLSPNNSELIPVAQLLRDRATEIVDEAREQVLATYPEIIQPGGGLYPPERAQACWRDFWHFLRCITYSIVGGHTEYTNPTGLHYMNLLYQELQVPLDAMLLGLKSIKAASLKPLPAHQQETLAPYFDHLIGQLATF; from the coding sequence ATGACTCAATTAAGCGAAACCGTCAAAGAATTAATAGTCAAAGCAAGAATTATCAGCTTTGCTAAGTGGGAACAGTCCCATTCAAAAACAGCGATCGCCATATTCCAAGCTGCGGATGATGCTTTCCGTTATCTGAGCGATGAAGACTTGTCACAGATTACAACCTTATCACCCAATAATTCTGAGTTGATTCCTGTTGCTCAATTGTTACGCGATCGCGCCACCGAAATTGTTGATGAAGCTAGAGAGCAGGTTTTAGCAACCTATCCTGAGATTATCCAGCCTGGAGGTGGTCTTTATCCGCCTGAACGCGCCCAAGCTTGTTGGCGAGATTTTTGGCATTTTCTCCGTTGTATTACATACAGCATCGTAGGTGGACACACTGAGTATACAAATCCCACAGGACTGCACTATATGAACTTGCTCTATCAGGAATTACAAGTTCCATTAGATGCCATGCTCTTAGGTTTAAAAAGCATCAAGGCTGCTAGTTTGAAACCCCTTCCAGCCCATCAGCAGGAAACTCTTGCTCCCTATTTTGACCATTTGATCGGCCAACTAGCTACTTTCTAA
- a CDS encoding HEAT repeat domain-containing protein, with protein sequence MEIHQIQTELKNPDFHYRLKAIAALNDYESEVAVPLLTTKLHDSEFLVRSFVARGLGNQQSAESFAALMQIMKFDDTPNVRAEAANSLSLFGRVAVSHLVMAFYQDDHWLVKRSILAAIAEMDCPEELFDICVQGLKDEDFTVQESSVDGLGLLANSSQHSAALSQILTLVNDESWRMRVRVSYALKRFDEPEAKAALNQLRKDEEHRVVGAALEDLLP encoded by the coding sequence ATGGAAATCCATCAAATCCAAACTGAACTGAAGAACCCAGATTTTCACTATCGTCTGAAGGCGATCGCAGCCCTTAATGATTATGAATCAGAAGTTGCAGTTCCTCTGCTAACGACTAAACTTCATGACTCAGAATTTTTAGTGCGTTCTTTTGTCGCTAGGGGTTTGGGTAATCAACAATCAGCAGAATCCTTTGCTGCTTTGATGCAAATTATGAAGTTTGATGATACTCCCAACGTGCGGGCTGAAGCGGCAAATTCTTTATCGCTATTTGGCAGAGTCGCAGTTTCTCATCTAGTTATGGCATTTTATCAGGATGACCACTGGTTAGTTAAGCGAAGCATTTTAGCTGCGATCGCGGAAATGGATTGTCCCGAAGAACTATTTGATATCTGCGTCCAGGGTTTGAAAGATGAAGATTTCACAGTTCAGGAATCCTCTGTTGATGGACTCGGCTTACTAGCTAATTCTAGCCAACATAGTGCGGCACTATCCCAAATACTAACCTTAGTGAATGATGAATCTTGGCGGATGCGCGTCCGAGTTAGCTATGCCCTCAAACGATTTGACGAGCCGGAAGCCAAAGCAGCCCTAAACCAACTCAGAAAGGATGAAGAGCATCGGGTTGTCGGCGCTGCTTTAGAAGATTTGTTGCCCTGA
- a CDS encoding pentapeptide repeat-containing protein: MTNSEIQLITSVRPSPPPEILKALKGGIPVDRVDLYQFNLREVDFQQANLSKAKLLGADLRDVVLSNVDLSGADLRGANLQGADLSGANLQGAYLNRANLQQANLSGANLEGAKLQVARYDTQTKWPQEYNYKTSGAVGPGANLNGAFLNTASLRNADLQGANLRGAYLSGADLTGANLQGAALSGADLTKAYLTGACLRNARLTGADLRDADLRATDLCDAEMEHLQSIAGADFTLAQGLTEATQAMLKSRPYSELDAWNAYTRTTTRESLNALPIQG, translated from the coding sequence ATGACAAATAGTGAAATTCAACTTATTACAAGCGTTCGCCCAAGTCCACCTCCAGAAATCTTAAAAGCCCTTAAAGGTGGAATCCCTGTGGATAGGGTCGATTTGTACCAATTCAATCTCAGGGAAGTCGATTTCCAACAAGCTAACTTGAGCAAAGCCAAGTTACTAGGAGCCGATCTCAGGGATGTAGTTTTGAGTAATGTCGATTTGAGTGGGGCAGATTTGCGAGGCGCTAATCTGCAAGGAGCGGATTTGAGTGGGGCTAATTTGCAAGGTGCTTATTTAAATCGTGCTAACCTCCAACAAGCAAATCTCAGTGGCGCAAATTTGGAGGGAGCCAAACTGCAAGTAGCGCGTTATGATACACAAACGAAATGGCCCCAAGAATATAACTACAAAACTTCGGGCGCGGTGGGGCCGGGTGCTAATCTTAATGGTGCTTTTCTCAATACAGCTTCTTTGCGAAACGCAGATTTACAAGGTGCTAATCTGCGTGGAGCCTACTTGAGTGGTGCTGACTTGACGGGAGCAAATTTGCAAGGTGCAGCTTTAAGTGGCGCTGACCTGACAAAAGCTTATTTAACTGGGGCGTGCTTGCGGAATGCTCGATTGACAGGAGCCGATTTGCGGGATGCAGACCTACGAGCAACTGACCTCTGTGACGCAGAGATGGAGCATCTTCAAAGTATTGCTGGGGCAGATTTTACTTTAGCCCAAGGACTCACAGAAGCAACTCAAGCCATGCTTAAAAGCCGTCCATATTCCGAACTCGACGCTTGGAACGCCTACACTCGCACAACAACTCGTGAGAGTTTGAATGCTTTACCAATACAGGGCTGA
- a CDS encoding phycobiliprotein lyase, whose amino-acid sequence MHLIPPLSMIDFFRKSEGTWFTERSVHHFDSAADESGESNLIIQVIEKNDPKVQEVCKAQGIDPSKATGGASFAWQANLDTRLPNTDNAAILVDVPDETRRSGKLIRNQGYVESIPVVSRYQFADDGVLTIDTDYDNNQGQERCWFITDDFRVRVSTVRMMNGINLMTYCSERRCVSQELLEQMIGRNDAR is encoded by the coding sequence ATGCATCTAATACCGCCTTTGTCAATGATCGACTTTTTCCGTAAAAGCGAGGGTACATGGTTTACGGAACGCTCCGTTCATCATTTTGACTCAGCAGCCGATGAGTCGGGGGAGTCGAATTTGATTATTCAAGTTATAGAAAAGAACGATCCGAAAGTCCAAGAAGTCTGTAAAGCCCAAGGGATAGACCCTAGCAAAGCAACAGGCGGTGCTAGTTTTGCATGGCAGGCTAACCTAGATACCAGGCTACCGAATACAGATAATGCTGCCATTTTGGTTGATGTTCCCGACGAAACGAGGCGTTCTGGAAAACTGATTCGCAACCAGGGCTATGTTGAGAGCATTCCCGTCGTGAGCCGATATCAGTTTGCCGATGATGGAGTACTGACGATTGATACTGACTATGACAATAACCAAGGTCAAGAACGTTGTTGGTTTATTACGGATGATTTTCGTGTCAGAGTCAGTACCGTGCGAATGATGAACGGTATCAACTTAATGACTTATTGTTCTGAACGTCGTTGTGTTTCCCAAGAACTGCTAGAGCAAATGATCGGTCGGAATGATGCGAGGTAG
- a CDS encoding 15,16-dihydrobiliverdin:ferredoxin oxidoreductase, whose amino-acid sequence MYKPFLEFLEKELFQRFDLQSRVIPPGLEFKVSDRGRNPATIQSWCYQSQELRKIRYTYIDAGESAQIFNSVIYPSHHYDLPLLGIDFLSFGKVKNLIVLDFQPLFQDEDYQNKYIAPLKYLHNKYPDLAQNLEMKFYDANQYFSKYLLFAKTDPETVATRVFEAFQDYLNLYWQMLADAQALQDPEDMQRIVKAQKDYDQYSADRDPASGLFSSYFGHEWSERFLHEFLFEDAVPLAVASKR is encoded by the coding sequence ATGTATAAGCCTTTCCTGGAATTTTTAGAAAAAGAGCTATTTCAGCGCTTTGATTTACAAAGTAGGGTCATTCCCCCTGGTTTGGAATTCAAAGTTAGCGATCGCGGCAGAAACCCTGCAACCATTCAGAGTTGGTGTTACCAATCTCAAGAGTTGCGGAAAATTCGCTATACCTATATTGATGCCGGAGAAAGCGCCCAAATTTTTAACAGCGTGATTTATCCTAGTCATCACTACGATTTACCTCTGCTAGGGATTGATTTTTTATCCTTTGGTAAAGTCAAAAACTTGATTGTGCTTGACTTTCAGCCTTTATTCCAGGATGAAGATTATCAAAACAAATATATAGCTCCGCTAAAATATCTCCATAATAAATACCCGGATTTGGCACAAAACTTAGAAATGAAGTTCTACGATGCTAATCAGTATTTCTCTAAGTACCTATTGTTTGCCAAAACCGATCCTGAAACAGTTGCAACGCGAGTGTTTGAAGCTTTTCAGGATTATTTAAACTTGTATTGGCAAATGCTAGCAGATGCCCAAGCGCTTCAAGATCCTGAAGATATGCAACGGATTGTCAAAGCTCAAAAAGACTATGACCAATATAGTGCAGACCGCGATCCAGCATCTGGTCTATTTAGCAGTTACTTTGGTCATGAATGGTCAGAGCGCTTTCTCCATGAGTTCTTATTTGAAGATGCTGTTCCCCTAGCAGTTGCCAGCAAAAGATGA
- a CDS encoding phycoerythrobilin:ferredoxin oxidoreductase: protein MTLYQPFLDYAIAYMRSRLDLQPYPIPTGFESKSAVVGKGKNQEEVVTTSYAFQTGKLRQIRAAHVQGGNSLQVLNFVIFPRLNYDLPFFGADLVTLPGGHLIALDMQPLFRDDLAYQAKYTEPILPIFHTHQQHLSWGGDFPEEAQPFFSPAFLWTRPQETAVVETQVFAAFQDYLKAYLDFVEQAEAVTDSQNLAAIEQAQLRYLRYRAEKDPARGMFKRFYGAEWTEEYIHGFLFDLERKLTAIN from the coding sequence GTGACACTTTATCAGCCATTTCTGGATTATGCGATCGCCTACATGCGATCGCGCTTAGACTTACAACCCTACCCGATTCCCACTGGGTTTGAGTCCAAAAGCGCTGTTGTGGGCAAGGGCAAAAATCAGGAAGAGGTTGTCACCACAAGTTACGCCTTTCAAACCGGAAAATTACGGCAAATTCGTGCTGCTCATGTTCAGGGTGGTAATTCGCTACAAGTACTGAATTTTGTGATTTTCCCGCGCCTCAACTACGATTTACCCTTTTTTGGGGCAGATTTGGTGACATTGCCAGGAGGACACCTAATTGCTTTGGATATGCAGCCTTTATTTCGGGACGATTTAGCATATCAGGCAAAATATACAGAACCAATTCTACCCATTTTCCATACTCATCAACAGCATCTATCTTGGGGAGGAGATTTCCCTGAAGAAGCGCAGCCTTTTTTCTCTCCCGCTTTCCTGTGGACTCGTCCCCAAGAGACGGCTGTAGTAGAAACTCAGGTATTTGCCGCTTTCCAAGACTATTTAAAAGCTTATCTGGATTTCGTAGAACAAGCAGAAGCTGTAACAGATTCCCAAAATTTAGCAGCCATTGAGCAAGCCCAACTGCGATACCTGCGATATCGGGCTGAAAAAGACCCAGCACGAGGGATGTTTAAACGCTTCTATGGTGCCGAATGGACTGAAGAGTATATCCACGGCTTCTTATTTGACCTAGAGAGAAAATTAACAGCCATCAACTAA
- a CDS encoding sedoheptulose 7-phosphate cyclase, with amino-acid sequence MNKVQASFEATETAFHVEGYEKIDFSLVYVNGAFDINNREIADSYAKFGRCLTVIDANVYELYGKQIKSYFRHYDIDLTVFPIIITETAKSLESFEKIVDAFSDFGLVRKEPVLVVGGGLITDVAGFACAAYRRKSNFIRVPTTLIGLIDAGVAIKVAVNHRKLKNRLGAYHAPLKVILDFSFLKTLPTAQVRNGMAELVKIAVVSNSQVFEMLYEYGEELLSTHFGQVNGTPELKEIAHKLNYEAIKTMLELETPNLHEIDLDRVIAYGHTWSPTLELAPHVPLYHGHAVNIDMALSATIAAQRGYIPTEERDRILDLMSRIGLSLDHPLLDGDLLWDATESISLTRDGKQRAAMPRPIGECFFVNDLTREELDAAVVEHKRLCAKYPRGGEGVDAYIESQEAQLLGV; translated from the coding sequence ATGAATAAGGTTCAAGCATCCTTTGAAGCTACAGAAACTGCATTTCACGTGGAAGGTTACGAAAAAATCGATTTTAGTCTTGTTTATGTGAACGGTGCATTTGATATTAACAACAGAGAAATAGCAGATAGCTACGCAAAATTTGGTCGCTGTCTGACTGTGATTGATGCCAATGTTTATGAACTTTATGGAAAGCAGATCAAGTCATATTTTAGGCACTATGACATCGATCTGACAGTATTTCCCATCATCATTACAGAGACAGCTAAAAGCCTTGAAAGCTTTGAGAAAATTGTTGACGCTTTTTCCGACTTTGGCTTAGTTCGTAAGGAACCTGTCTTAGTTGTTGGTGGTGGTTTAATTACTGATGTGGCTGGGTTTGCTTGCGCTGCTTACCGTCGCAAGAGTAACTTCATTCGGGTTCCGACAACGTTAATTGGTTTAATCGATGCAGGTGTAGCGATTAAGGTAGCAGTTAATCATCGCAAGTTAAAAAATCGCTTGGGAGCATATCATGCACCTTTGAAAGTTATCCTCGATTTCTCATTTTTGAAAACCTTACCAACGGCTCAAGTTCGTAATGGGATGGCAGAGTTAGTAAAAATCGCTGTAGTTTCTAACTCGCAAGTGTTTGAGATGCTATACGAATATGGCGAAGAACTACTTTCCACTCACTTTGGACAGGTGAATGGGACACCGGAACTTAAAGAGATTGCTCATAAACTCAACTACGAAGCAATCAAAACTATGTTGGAGTTAGAGACTCCAAACTTGCATGAAATCGACCTCGATCGCGTCATAGCCTACGGCCATACTTGGAGTCCTACCTTAGAGTTAGCGCCTCACGTACCTCTATATCATGGTCACGCTGTCAATATAGATATGGCTTTATCTGCAACCATAGCAGCACAACGAGGCTATATTCCAACAGAAGAGCGCGATCGCATTCTAGACTTAATGAGTCGCATCGGTCTATCACTAGATCATCCTCTACTAGATGGGGATTTATTGTGGGATGCTACCGAGTCTATAAGCTTGACACGAGACGGCAAACAACGCGCAGCTATGCCTCGGCCTATTGGTGAGTGCTTCTTTGTCAACGATTTGACTCGTGAAGAACTTGATGCTGCCGTAGTTGAACATAAACGTCTTTGTGCTAAATACCCTCGTGGTGGTGAAGGCGTTGATGCCTACATCGAAAGTCAAGAAGCTCAACTCTTGGGGGTGTGA